In Gemmobacter sp. 24YEA27, a genomic segment contains:
- the glyS gene encoding glycine--tRNA ligase subunit beta yields the protein MPDLLIELFSEEIPARMQAGAREALKKLVTDGLVEAGLTYGGAGTFSTPRRLTLAIEDLSPASRPISEERKGPRTDAPQAALDGFLRSTGLSIDQLEKRADKKAEVWFAVVKKPGRPASDIVAEVLENAIRTFPWPKSMRWGSGTLKWVRPLQSILCILSDESGATVVPLDIDGIPSGETTRGHRFMAPDSFTVTSFEDYAAKLRRAKVMLDQAEREAAIAHGAKNLAFAAGLEVVEDKGLLTEIAGLVEWPVPLMGRIPEAFLGLPPEVLQTSMKEHQKFFSARNPKTGRIEGFVTVANIETPDDGATILAGNLKVLTARLSDARFFWENDLRVAKAGMSEWAEGLTHVTFQSKLGSQSERIARIAALAREIAPLVGADADQAEHAARLAKLDLRSAMVGEFPELQGVMGRYYALEAGEPDAVANAARDHYSPLGPSDAVPSEPVSVAVALADKLDTLTGFWAIDEKPTGSKDPFALRRAALGVIRLVLGNGISISLDQQFRVSQFSLLKHFAALSAKEYEHPDFPRDGDITWLLEQVGPTSFAGASRVKVKFDGISNPAIAEQEPAWGPFLCGTDSRQNLLAFFHDRLKVFLKDQGIRHDVIDACLAMPGNDDLTLLVKRATALAETLKSDDGKNLLQGYKRANNILTQAEAKDGVEYSFGPDPKLAETDEERALFTSLDQAEAKITPAMAKEDFATAMQAMAELRAPIDAFFTAVQINAENPIIRRNRLNLLHRIRAICSGTADLTKVEG from the coding sequence ATGCCAGACCTGCTGATCGAACTCTTTTCCGAGGAAATCCCGGCGCGGATGCAGGCCGGCGCACGTGAGGCGCTGAAAAAGCTTGTCACTGACGGGCTGGTCGAGGCTGGTCTGACCTATGGCGGCGCCGGAACGTTCTCGACACCGCGCCGCCTGACGCTTGCCATCGAAGACCTCTCCCCCGCCAGCCGCCCCATCAGCGAAGAGCGCAAGGGGCCAAGGACCGATGCCCCCCAGGCCGCGCTTGACGGCTTCCTGCGCTCGACCGGGCTGAGCATCGACCAGCTGGAAAAACGCGCCGATAAAAAGGCCGAAGTCTGGTTCGCCGTGGTGAAAAAGCCAGGGCGGCCGGCATCGGACATCGTCGCCGAAGTGCTGGAAAACGCGATCCGCACCTTCCCCTGGCCGAAATCCATGCGGTGGGGCTCGGGCACGCTGAAATGGGTGCGCCCGCTGCAGTCGATCCTCTGCATCCTCTCGGATGAAAGCGGCGCCACAGTGGTGCCGCTGGATATCGACGGCATCCCCTCGGGCGAGACCACGCGCGGCCATCGTTTCATGGCGCCCGACAGTTTCACCGTCACCTCTTTCGAGGATTACGCCGCTAAGCTGCGCCGCGCAAAGGTCATGCTCGACCAGGCAGAGCGCGAAGCGGCCATCGCGCATGGCGCGAAAAACCTCGCCTTCGCCGCCGGGCTGGAAGTGGTCGAGGATAAGGGCCTCCTGACCGAGATCGCGGGCCTTGTCGAATGGCCGGTGCCGCTGATGGGCCGCATCCCCGAGGCCTTCCTCGGCCTGCCGCCCGAAGTGCTGCAGACCTCGATGAAGGAGCACCAGAAGTTCTTCTCGGCCCGCAACCCGAAGACCGGCCGCATCGAAGGCTTTGTCACGGTCGCGAATATCGAGACGCCCGACGACGGTGCGACCATCCTCGCCGGCAATCTGAAAGTGCTGACCGCGCGGCTGTCAGATGCGCGCTTCTTCTGGGAAAATGACCTCCGGGTGGCGAAGGCAGGCATGAGCGAATGGGCCGAGGGCCTGACCCATGTCACCTTCCAGTCGAAACTCGGCTCGCAGTCTGAGCGTATCGCCCGCATTGCAGCCCTGGCGCGCGAGATCGCGCCGCTGGTCGGCGCCGATGCGGACCAGGCCGAACATGCCGCGCGTCTGGCGAAGCTCGACCTGCGCTCCGCCATGGTCGGCGAATTCCCCGAATTGCAAGGCGTCATGGGCCGCTATTACGCGCTGGAAGCCGGCGAGCCGGACGCCGTGGCCAACGCCGCCCGCGACCACTATTCCCCCCTCGGCCCCTCAGACGCCGTGCCGTCGGAACCCGTCTCGGTCGCGGTGGCCCTGGCCGACAAGCTCGACACCCTGACCGGTTTCTGGGCCATCGACGAGAAACCCACCGGCTCCAAAGACCCCTTTGCCCTGCGCCGCGCCGCCCTCGGCGTGATCCGGCTGGTGCTGGGGAATGGAATATCCATTTCTCTCGACCAACAGTTCAGAGTTTCGCAGTTCTCACTTCTTAAGCACTTCGCTGCGCTTTCCGCGAAAGAGTACGAACACCCAGACTTTCCTCGAGACGGTGACATCACGTGGTTGCTTGAGCAAGTCGGACCCACTTCTTTTGCTGGGGCTTCCCGAGTCAAAGTCAAATTTGACGGCATTTCAAATCCTGCAATTGCGGAACAGGAACCTGCATGGGGCCCGTTCTTGTGTGGCACTGACTCCAGACAAAACCTCCTCGCCTTCTTCCACGACCGCCTGAAAGTCTTTCTCAAAGACCAGGGCATCCGCCATGACGTGATCGACGCCTGCCTCGCGATGCCCGGGAATGACGACCTCACGCTCCTCGTCAAACGCGCCACCGCGCTTGCCGAGACGCTGAAATCTGACGACGGCAAAAACCTCCTCCAGGGCTATAAGCGCGCGAACAACATCCTAACCCAGGCCGAGGCCAAAGACGGTGTCGAATATTCCTTCGGTCCCGATCCCAAACTGGCCGAGACCGACGAGGAACGTGCCCTCTTCACCTCGCTCGACCAGGCAGAGGCGAAAATCACCCCTGCCATGGCAAAAGAAGACTTCGCCACCGCCATGCAGGCCATGGCCGAATTGCGTGCGCCGATTGATGCGTTCTTTACCGCCGTGCAGATCAATGCGGAAAACCCGATCATCCGTCGGAACCGCCTCAACCTCCTGCATCGGATCCGCGCCATCTGCTCCGGCACTGCCGATCTGACCAAAGTCGAAGGCTGA
- a CDS encoding DUF6446 family protein: MYWLQVYAFYEPVAFGPGETEIRLTPLGSAQPEAIVADHVEGIDADSSPLRFRACFTTPLSQSMLTETYQIYPNPEPLNGPGWFSCYKADEIGHALQTGEALAFLSEPGIHPGVDRVIAVFPDGRAYAWHQLQPETAEGP; this comes from the coding sequence ATGTATTGGCTTCAGGTCTATGCCTTTTATGAGCCGGTCGCGTTCGGGCCAGGCGAGACGGAAATCCGTCTGACGCCGCTTGGCTCGGCGCAGCCCGAGGCCATCGTCGCCGACCATGTCGAGGGAATCGACGCGGACAGCTCGCCTTTGAGGTTTCGCGCCTGTTTCACCACGCCGCTGTCACAGTCGATGCTGACCGAGACCTATCAGATCTACCCGAACCCCGAACCGCTGAACGGCCCGGGCTGGTTCTCCTGCTACAAGGCGGATGAGATCGGCCATGCGCTTCAAACCGGCGAGGCACTGGCTTTTCTTTCTGAACCCGGCATTCATCCCGGCGTCGACCGCGTGATCGCGGTCTTCCCCGATGGCCGCGCCTATGCCTGGCATCAGCTGCAGCCGGAAACCGCCGAAGGCCCCTGA
- a CDS encoding glycine--tRNA ligase subunit alpha: MSQDSTNPGSTVPKSFQEIILRLQNYWADKGCAVLQPYDMEVGAGTFHPATTLRSLGSKPWAAAYVQPSRRPTDGRYGENPNRLQHYYQYQVIIKPSPPNLQELYLGSLRAIGIDLGLHDIRFVEDDWESPTLGAWGLGWEVWCDGMEVSQFTYFQQVGGHDCKPVSGELTYGLERLAMYVMNVSHVMDMPFNNPDAPIPLTYGDIFRQTEEEYSRHNFDGATTEMLFRHFEDAEAECQRLLDFPPADPKTGKTIIMAHPAYDQTIKASHLFNLLDARGVISVTERQAYIGRVRALAKKCADAFRQTEAGRDAAEAVPA, from the coding sequence ATGTCACAAGACAGCACCAATCCGGGAAGCACCGTTCCGAAGAGCTTCCAGGAGATCATCCTGCGGCTTCAGAATTACTGGGCCGACAAGGGCTGTGCCGTGTTGCAACCCTATGACATGGAAGTCGGCGCCGGCACTTTCCACCCGGCGACAACGCTGCGCAGCCTTGGCAGCAAACCCTGGGCCGCCGCCTATGTGCAGCCCTCGCGCCGCCCGACCGATGGCCGCTATGGAGAAAATCCGAACCGGCTCCAGCATTACTACCAGTATCAGGTCATCATCAAACCCTCGCCGCCGAATCTGCAGGAGCTCTATCTTGGCAGCCTGCGCGCGATCGGCATCGACCTTGGCCTGCATGATATCCGCTTTGTCGAGGATGACTGGGAAAGCCCGACGCTGGGCGCCTGGGGTCTTGGCTGGGAAGTCTGGTGCGACGGGATGGAAGTCAGCCAGTTCACCTATTTCCAGCAGGTCGGCGGCCATGACTGCAAGCCGGTCTCGGGCGAGCTGACCTATGGCCTGGAACGCCTGGCCATGTATGTGATGAATGTCAGCCACGTCATGGATATGCCGTTCAATAACCCCGATGCGCCGATCCCGCTGACCTATGGCGATATCTTCCGCCAGACCGAGGAAGAATATTCGCGTCACAATTTCGACGGCGCCACGACCGAGATGCTGTTTCGCCATTTCGAGGATGCCGAGGCAGAATGCCAGCGCCTGCTGGATTTCCCGCCGGCGGACCCGAAAACCGGCAAGACCATCATCATGGCGCATCCGGCTTACGATCAGACGATCAAGGCCTCACATCTCTTCAACCTGCTCGACGCGCGCGGCGTGATCTCGGTCACCGAGCGTCAGGCCTATATCGGCCGCGTCCGGGCGCTGGCGAAGAAATGTGCTGATGCCTTCCGTCAGACCGAAGCGGGCCGCGATGCGGCAGAGGCTGTCCCGGCCTGA
- a CDS encoding DUF2189 domain-containing protein, translating into MTAMSETEAPAGAKRQGSNLPGDRLPGARPEVLRLDPGDFRYALKMGWQDFRRAPGWGLFFALIYVLGGWLVVWALTTQGQFWWTLPAAAGFPILGPFIACGLYEVSRRLTAGRALEGRAILGVIFAQKDGQIPSMAAMIVCYFLFWNFFAHMSFALFMGNVTMTNVSQSLAVFATPPGIALLVFGTLTGAAIAALLFALTVVSLPMLLDRDIDYVTAMLTSLALVRENPVLMPAWGGAIALLLFLAMLPGFLGLFITLPVLGHASWHLYRRAIDWPEDEARITEP; encoded by the coding sequence ATGACAGCGATGAGCGAGACCGAAGCGCCGGCGGGGGCAAAGCGGCAGGGATCAAACCTGCCAGGGGACAGGTTGCCGGGCGCGAGGCCTGAGGTCCTGCGGCTTGATCCGGGCGACTTTCGCTATGCGCTGAAAATGGGCTGGCAGGATTTTCGCCGCGCGCCGGGCTGGGGCCTGTTTTTCGCCCTGATCTATGTGCTTGGCGGCTGGCTGGTTGTCTGGGCGCTGACCACCCAGGGGCAATTCTGGTGGACCCTGCCGGCGGCTGCGGGCTTTCCGATCCTTGGCCCCTTCATCGCCTGCGGGCTTTACGAGGTCAGCCGGCGCCTCACTGCTGGCCGCGCCCTGGAGGGCAGGGCGATCCTTGGCGTGATCTTCGCGCAAAAGGACGGTCAGATCCCGTCAATGGCGGCGATGATCGTCTGCTATTTCCTGTTCTGGAACTTTTTCGCCCATATGAGTTTCGCCTTGTTCATGGGCAATGTGACGATGACCAATGTCTCGCAATCGCTGGCTGTTTTCGCCACGCCGCCGGGAATCGCGCTGCTGGTTTTCGGCACACTGACCGGGGCGGCGATTGCGGCGCTGCTTTTCGCGCTGACGGTGGTGAGCCTGCCGATGCTGCTTGACCGCGATATCGACTATGTCACCGCGATGCTCACCAGCCTTGCGCTGGTGCGCGAAAACCCGGTCCTCATGCCGGCCTGGGGCGGGGCTATCGCGCTTTTGCTGTTTCTCGCGATGCTGCCGGGGTTTCTGGGGCTTTTCATCACGCTGCCGGTCCTTGGCCATGCAAGCTGGCATCTTTACCGCCGCGCGATCGACTGGCCCGAAGATGAGGCGCGGATCACAGAGCCGTGA
- a CDS encoding phosphatidylserine decarboxylase — protein MPPAPGAGRDEADTRQEDSPMRMIDTFVKPMHREGIPFVAIFALVTLVLFFIWEPLGWIGVGLTVWCYYFFRDPKRAVPENKGLLVSPADGVVSMITPAVPPVELGLGNEPLTRVSVFMSVFNCHVNRAPIAGKVTAVAYRPGKFFNASLDKASVDNERNALAIQLEDGRHIAVVQIAGLVARRIVCWTKPGDSLRTGERFGLIRFGSRLDVYLPEGVEPQVALGQTAVAGETVIALIGTEAPARHARIE, from the coding sequence TTGCCGCCTGCGCCCGGAGCGGGTAGAGACGAGGCAGATACCCGGCAAGAGGACAGCCCCATGCGCATGATCGACACTTTCGTCAAGCCGATGCACCGTGAGGGGATCCCCTTCGTCGCGATCTTCGCGCTGGTCACTCTGGTCCTGTTCTTCATCTGGGAGCCGCTGGGCTGGATCGGTGTCGGGCTTACGGTCTGGTGCTACTACTTCTTTCGCGATCCGAAACGTGCAGTGCCCGAGAATAAGGGCCTCCTCGTCAGCCCTGCCGATGGCGTGGTCTCGATGATCACCCCGGCAGTGCCGCCGGTTGAACTGGGGCTCGGCAATGAACCCCTGACCCGGGTTTCGGTCTTCATGTCGGTCTTCAACTGCCATGTGAACCGCGCGCCTATAGCAGGCAAGGTCACGGCGGTGGCTTACCGGCCGGGCAAATTCTTCAATGCCTCGCTCGACAAGGCCTCGGTGGATAATGAGCGCAATGCGCTGGCTATCCAGCTTGAGGATGGCCGCCATATCGCGGTGGTGCAGATCGCGGGCCTTGTGGCGCGGCGCATTGTCTGCTGGACGAAGCCGGGCGACAGCCTGCGCACCGGCGAGCGGTTCGGGCTGATCCGTTTCGGCTCGCGCCTTGATGTGTATCTGCCCGAAGGGGTAGAGCCGCAGGTGGCGCTTGGCCAGACCGCTGTGGCTGGTGAGACGGTGATCGCGCTGATCGGAACCGAGGCGCCTGCGCGCCATGCCCGGATTGAATGA
- the pssA gene encoding CDP-diacylglycerol--serine O-phosphatidyltransferase gives MGGPDDEIRPPAEPDSGSGAEGGQEGRRDVRGERGLLVLRLLPNLVSILGLCAGLTAIRFAITGNVNIAVLLIALAAFLDGLDGRLARMLRSESAIGAELDSLCDFVNFGVVPAMVLWIWGLRAEASMGWIAVLIYAVCCMLRLARFNVGNREEVPTEKTGFIGVPSPAGAMLALTPIYLAHVTGYRLHEAVITFWMVAVGALMISRLPTPSLKRVRIPASAAPYALVAAVAAVALVITYPWVTLLLFSVGYATSLAWHALPHLRHREG, from the coding sequence ATGGGCGGGCCCGACGACGAGATCCGGCCCCCGGCTGAACCCGATTCCGGCAGTGGCGCGGAAGGCGGTCAGGAAGGCCGTCGGGATGTCAGGGGCGAGCGCGGCCTTCTTGTGCTGCGGCTGTTGCCGAACCTCGTCTCGATCCTCGGGCTTTGTGCCGGTCTGACCGCGATCCGCTTTGCGATCACCGGCAATGTCAATATCGCGGTCCTGCTGATCGCGCTGGCGGCGTTTCTTGACGGGCTGGACGGGCGTCTGGCGCGGATGCTGCGATCCGAGAGCGCGATCGGCGCCGAACTCGACAGCCTGTGTGATTTCGTGAATTTCGGTGTGGTGCCAGCGATGGTGCTGTGGATCTGGGGCCTGCGGGCCGAGGCCTCGATGGGCTGGATCGCGGTGCTGATCTATGCGGTCTGCTGTATGCTGCGCCTCGCGCGGTTCAATGTCGGCAATCGCGAAGAGGTGCCGACGGAAAAGACCGGTTTCATCGGGGTGCCGTCACCGGCAGGAGCCATGCTCGCACTGACCCCTATCTATCTCGCGCATGTGACCGGCTACCGGCTGCATGAGGCGGTGATCACCTTCTGGATGGTGGCGGTCGGCGCGCTGATGATCTCGCGTCTGCCGACACCAAGCCTGAAACGGGTGCGCATCCCGGCATCGGCCGCGCCCTATGCGCTGGTGGCTGCGGTAGCGGCGGTCGCCCTGGTGATCACCTACCCCTGGGTGACGCTTTTGCTGTTCTCGGTGGGCTATGCCACGTCACTGGCCTGGCACGCGCTGCCCCATCTGCGGCACCGCGAGGGCTGA
- a CDS encoding VOC family protein yields the protein MSIAKNTICLWFDKDAEAAANFYASVFPDSRVEAVHHAPADYPSGKKGDVLTVQFTVAGIPCIGLNGGPVFRQDEAFSFQIATEDQEETDRYWTAIVGNGGQESECGWCKDRWGVSWQITPRTLTEAMAAGGAEAARAFAAMMTMQKIDVAAIDAARRG from the coding sequence ATGTCGATCGCAAAAAACACCATCTGTCTGTGGTTTGACAAAGACGCAGAGGCGGCGGCAAATTTCTACGCCTCGGTCTTCCCCGACAGCCGGGTCGAGGCCGTTCACCACGCGCCCGCGGATTACCCTTCGGGGAAAAAGGGCGACGTGCTGACGGTTCAGTTCACCGTGGCCGGGATCCCCTGTATCGGGCTGAATGGCGGACCGGTTTTCCGCCAGGATGAGGCCTTCTCGTTTCAGATCGCGACCGAGGATCAGGAAGAGACCGACCGGTACTGGACAGCGATTGTCGGAAATGGCGGCCAGGAAAGCGAATGCGGCTGGTGCAAGGACCGCTGGGGCGTGTCCTGGCAGATCACGCCGCGCACATTGACCGAGGCGATGGCCGCAGGCGGCGCAGAAGCCGCGCGCGCCTTTGCGGCGATGATGACCATGCAGAAGATCGATGTCGCGGCAATTGATGCAGCCCGAAGGGGGTGA
- a CDS encoding M3 family oligoendopeptidase, whose amino-acid sequence MIRSLPTRSLQTGSLFRPVFDANSGATGSGKGFGDLPEWDLTDLYPAPDAPEFDRDMEWLTKACADFATGYEGRLASLDAAALLQCVREYEAIDVTAGRLMSYAGLRYYQNTMDSERAKFMSDAQDAVTVATTALVFFSLEFNRLEDAHLGALLAANADLARYRPVFERMRAMRPHQLSDEMEKFLHDQSVVGASAWNKLFDETTAGLMFTVAGEEEELNLEATLNLLTDTDRAKREAAARALAVVFDKNVRLFARITNTLAKEKEIEDRWRKMPTPQTGRHLSNHVEPEVVEALRNAVVAAYPKLSHRYYALKAKWMGLDRLEVWDRNAPLPVEAPKTIDWTTAERQVTEAYGAFDPRMADLAKPFFTKGWIDAGVKPGKAPGAFAHPTVTTVHPYVMLNYLGKPRDVMTLAHELGHGVHQVLAAGQGELLSSTPLTLAETASVFGEMLTFRKLLDEAKTPAERKVLLAGKVEDMINTVVRQIAFYDFECKLHAARQEGELTPDDINALWMSVQAESLGPVFDFMDGYQTFWAYIPHFIHSPFYVYAYAFGDGLVNALYAVYADGLPGFQDKYFDMLKAGGSKHHKELLAPFGLDASDPKFWDKGLSMIAGFIDELEAME is encoded by the coding sequence ATGATCCGCAGCCTTCCGACCCGCAGCCTTCAGACCGGCAGCCTCTTCCGCCCTGTATTCGATGCAAATTCCGGTGCCACTGGGTCTGGCAAGGGCTTTGGTGATCTTCCGGAATGGGATCTGACCGATCTCTACCCTGCGCCGGACGCGCCGGAATTTGATCGCGATATGGAATGGCTGACCAAAGCCTGCGCCGATTTTGCGACGGGCTATGAGGGCAGGCTCGCCTCGCTTGATGCGGCGGCGCTTTTGCAATGCGTGCGCGAATACGAGGCGATTGACGTCACTGCCGGGCGGCTGATGTCCTATGCGGGGCTGCGCTACTACCAGAACACCATGGATTCCGAACGCGCCAAATTCATGTCCGACGCCCAGGACGCGGTGACGGTGGCGACCACTGCGCTCGTATTCTTCAGCCTTGAATTCAACCGGCTGGAAGATGCACATCTTGGCGCCCTGCTGGCCGCAAATGCCGATCTCGCCCGCTACAGGCCGGTCTTCGAGCGGATGCGTGCGATGCGCCCGCATCAGCTGTCCGATGAGATGGAGAAATTCCTCCATGACCAGTCAGTGGTCGGCGCCTCGGCCTGGAACAAGCTCTTTGACGAGACCACTGCCGGGCTGATGTTCACGGTTGCGGGCGAAGAGGAGGAGCTTAACCTCGAGGCAACGCTCAACCTTCTGACCGATACCGACCGCGCGAAACGCGAGGCGGCGGCACGGGCTCTGGCGGTGGTGTTTGACAAAAACGTCAGGCTTTTTGCCCGCATCACCAACACGCTCGCGAAGGAAAAGGAAATCGAGGATCGCTGGCGCAAGATGCCGACGCCGCAGACCGGGCGGCACCTGTCGAACCATGTCGAGCCCGAGGTGGTCGAGGCGCTGAGGAACGCGGTTGTCGCCGCCTATCCAAAGCTTTCGCACCGCTATTATGCGCTGAAGGCGAAATGGATGGGGCTCGACCGGCTCGAGGTCTGGGACCGCAATGCACCGCTGCCGGTCGAGGCGCCGAAGACCATCGACTGGACAACGGCCGAGCGTCAGGTGACCGAGGCCTATGGCGCCTTTGACCCGCGCATGGCCGATCTGGCAAAACCGTTCTTCACCAAAGGCTGGATTGATGCCGGGGTGAAGCCCGGCAAGGCGCCCGGGGCATTTGCCCATCCGACCGTGACCACCGTCCATCCTTATGTGATGCTGAACTATCTGGGCAAACCGCGCGATGTGATGACGCTGGCGCATGAGCTGGGGCATGGCGTCCACCAGGTGCTGGCGGCGGGCCAGGGGGAGCTTCTGTCCTCGACCCCGCTGACGCTGGCGGAGACGGCATCGGTCTTCGGCGAGATGCTGACCTTCCGCAAGCTTCTGGACGAGGCCAAAACCCCGGCCGAGCGCAAGGTGCTGCTGGCGGGCAAAGTTGAAGACATGATCAACACGGTCGTACGCCAGATCGCCTTCTACGACTTCGAATGCAAACTGCATGCCGCCCGCCAGGAAGGCGAGCTGACGCCGGACGATATCAACGCGCTCTGGATGTCGGTCCAGGCCGAGAGCCTTGGTCCGGTGTTTGACTTCATGGATGGCTATCAGACCTTCTGGGCCTATATCCCGCATTTCATCCACTCACCCTTCTATGTCTACGCCTATGCCTTTGGCGACGGCCTCGTGAACGCGCTTTATGCCGTTTACGCCGACGGGTTGCCGGGATTCCAGGACAAGTATTTCGACATGCTGAAAGCGGGCGGCTCGAAACATCACAAAGAGCTGCTGGCGCCGTTCGGCCTTGATGCCTCGGACCCGAAATTCTGGGACAAGGGCCTTTCGATGATCGCAGGCTTCATCGACGAGCTGGAAGCGATGGAATAA
- a CDS encoding circularly permuted type 2 ATP-grasp protein — protein sequence MGVFFDEMNGSGGGTRAPYARLEEWLATMPKELRSLKQAEAEALFRRIGITFAVYGEGGDPDRLIPFDMFPRVFSGAEWARLDRGVKQRAKALNMFLVDVYGRGEIIRAGRVPANLVYQNAAYEKAAVGFVPPKGVYSHIVGIDLVRTGPEEFFVLEDNCRTPSGVSYMLENREIMMRMFPGLFRENRIEPIDSYAEILRRTLASVAPAKCQGDPKVVILTPGHFNSAYYEHSFLADLMGVELVEGQDLFVDGEFVYARTTEGPKRVDVIYRRIDDAFLDPLCFRPDSMLGVPGLMDVYRAGGVSICSAPGAGVADDKAIYTYVPEMIRFYLGEEPILNNVPTWKCAERDDLKYVLDNLSELVVKEVHGSGGYGMLVGPTASKAEIKAFRAQLIANPSNYIAQPTLALSTVPTFVDEGVAPRHVDLRPYCLVGERIELVKGGLTRVALREGSLVVNSSQGGGVKDTWVLAE from the coding sequence ATGGGCGTATTCTTCGACGAGATGAACGGATCCGGCGGGGGCACCCGCGCCCCCTATGCGAGGCTCGAAGAATGGCTGGCGACCATGCCGAAAGAACTCCGGAGCCTGAAACAGGCCGAGGCGGAGGCGCTGTTTCGCCGCATCGGCATCACGTTCGCGGTCTATGGCGAGGGCGGCGACCCGGACCGGCTGATCCCTTTCGACATGTTTCCGCGCGTGTTTTCCGGCGCCGAATGGGCCAGGCTGGATCGTGGCGTGAAACAACGCGCAAAAGCGCTGAACATGTTTCTGGTCGATGTTTACGGCCGCGGCGAGATCATCCGCGCGGGCCGGGTGCCGGCAAACCTCGTCTATCAGAATGCCGCCTATGAGAAGGCCGCAGTGGGCTTTGTGCCGCCCAAAGGCGTCTATTCTCATATCGTCGGCATCGATCTTGTGCGCACCGGGCCGGAAGAGTTTTTCGTGCTGGAAGACAATTGCCGAACGCCCTCGGGCGTCTCCTATATGCTGGAAAACCGCGAGATCATGATGCGGATGTTCCCGGGTCTTTTCCGCGAAAACCGTATTGAGCCGATTGATTCCTATGCGGAAATCCTGCGCCGGACGCTGGCCTCGGTGGCGCCTGCGAAATGCCAGGGTGACCCCAAGGTGGTGATCCTGACGCCGGGGCATTTCAATTCGGCCTATTATGAACATTCCTTCCTTGCCGATCTGATGGGGGTCGAACTGGTCGAGGGCCAGGACCTCTTTGTTGATGGCGAATTCGTCTATGCCCGCACGACCGAAGGCCCGAAACGCGTCGATGTGATCTATCGCCGGATCGATGATGCCTTCCTCGATCCGCTGTGCTTCCGCCCGGATTCGATGCTGGGCGTGCCGGGTCTGATGGATGTCTATCGCGCGGGTGGGGTGTCGATCTGTTCGGCGCCGGGGGCAGGGGTCGCCGATGACAAGGCGATCTATACCTATGTGCCCGAGATGATCCGCTTTTATCTGGGCGAAGAGCCGATCCTGAACAATGTTCCCACCTGGAAATGCGCAGAGCGCGACGATCTGAAATATGTGCTCGACAACCTTTCCGAGCTGGTCGTGAAGGAGGTGCATGGCTCGGGCGGCTATGGGATGCTGGTTGGACCCACTGCCAGCAAGGCCGAGATCAAGGCCTTCCGCGCCCAGCTGATCGCCAATCCGTCAAATTACATCGCACAGCCGACGCTGGCGCTGTCAACCGTGCCGACCTTTGTCGACGAGGGCGTGGCCCCGCGCCATGTCGATCTGCGCCCCTATTGCCTTGTCGGAGAGCGGATTGAACTGGTGAAGGGCGGGCTGACGCGGGTGGCTCTGCGCGAGGGCAGTCTCGTGGTGAACTCGTCGCAGGGCGGCGGCGTCAAGGACACCTGGGTATTGGCGGAGTAA